A segment of the Chitinispirillales bacterium genome:
GACCGAAGACCGAAGACCGAAGACCGAAGACCGAAGACCGAAGACCGAAGACCGAAGACCGAAGACCGAAGACCGAAGACCGAAGACCGAAGACCTCAAAAGGTACTCAGTAAAAATACCATTCGCCGCTGTAAAAGTCAAGTTTTTCAAATAATTATGCATCTTTTCCATCTGTCTATTCTGTTTGGTTATAGTCAAAACTTTCAATAAAATAATATTTTATTTGTTATAAAAAGGAAATTTCGGAAAAAAATGTTTCAATATTTTACATTTAATAAAAAACAAGTAATATTTTTAACGTAAAAGTCCGATAACAAATATTGAAAGCGACAAGAGAAATTTTTTATGAAAAAAGCGTTTATTATATTACTTTTGATAATAGTATCAATAATTCCTGCAAAAACCAGATGGGGGACTACTCGTTTTACGCCTAATGCCGATATGATAGGCGCGGGCAGATTTATTGCAAACTATAATATCTTTTTGAATACGGAATACGACAAAGGCGTTACCGGAAAATCTCTTTTATCTTTGGACGTAGGAGCGAGCGAATGGTTTGAAGTAACGCTTGGGTACGCCGACGGAGTAAATTTCGCGTTAAAAGGAAGGATACTTGACGAATATACTCAAGCCGTACCGTCGCTTGCGATAGGAATAAGAAATATGTTTCATAATTCGACGCTTGCGAGAAGCCGATTAAATACCGACCAATACGAAACGACAGGAGAACTTTTTGCCGCTTTTAGCAAAAGTTTTAATTTAATTCAAACGCGTTTCAATGCCGGCGTACTTTCGCTTCCGGGTAACGATAAAAACAAAATTAACGGGTTTGTATCTATAGAAAAGAATTTTGGAAACGATTTCTATTTGACCGCCGAGGGATTTTCGCAGCAAAAAAAGTTTTATACGTCTCTAACGGCGACCGTCAGATTCTTAAAGGAAAATAACGGGGAAATTTATTTTTCAATATTAGATTTTGAGAGAATGTTCATAACGCAGAAACGCGATTTCGGCGTTAGTTTTACTCCGCAATCGCAAAAAGATTGGGTAAAGCCCGGAGTAGTCGTCGGATTGTCGTTTTCTTTCGGCGGAAGACAAAAGTGGATAAACGATCAAGCGCAATTCAGAACGGTTGAAGACAACTTCGCCAATCATGATACGCTTATAAAAAAGATTACGTTACAAATAGGCGAGTTAAAGAACGAAACCCAATATTTAGATACTGAAAATTCTTTTGTAAAATCTCAAATAGATTCTTTGAAAACCGCTCTGGGGTTGGTAGATACTTTGCCGATTCATTATTCGGAAATTTATTCAAGGATCGTATCTTACAATGCGGCTTATTCTGCGGACGTGTTTGATCCGCTTGAAATTCGTCGTATCATTGAAGAAGTAAAAAGTTACGGGAAGGACGGAATCGACATAGTGGCTAAAATCGCAAAAGAATCGTCCGACAGAGCGATTAAAATGCGCAGTGTTACCATGCTTGGGGATCTATACGCATGGGATAAAGTTCCCGTGTTGCTTGAAATACTGCAAAATACTATTGACAGCCGCCTTAAAGTAGAGATTATCGCCGTGTTCGGAAAAATTAACGATCGTTCGGTAAAAGCGAAAATAGAAGAATTTGCTAACAGTGCAGACGATAATTTAAGAATTGCGGCTAACGAAGTTTTGGATTTATGGAACAAATCAAAACCCGTTTCTAAAGAAAATGTACCACTTGATACAAGCGGCGATGTATTTTCACCTGACCTTAAGAAATAAATTTATATATAGAAGGAGCGCTATTGAATGACAATAAAAGCGAATGAGATTTCTAAAGGGATGATTATTCTTCATGAGAATACCCCGTGCCGTGTCGTTGAAATAAGCAGAACAATGACGGCTCGCGGTTCAAATTTTATTGCGACTACGCTGAAAAACATCATTAACGGCAAGCAAGTGGAATATCGTTTTAGGACGGATGAAAAAGTAGAAAATGCTTTTGTAGAAACGAAACAGTTTGAATATCTTTACGAAAACGACAGTGAGTTTGTGTTTATGGATTGTGAGACTTATGAACAGATAACGTTAAACGCCGAGGAATTGGGAGATGTGGCGGGATACATTCTTCCGAACAGTAATTGCAGCGTCATGCTTTACAATGGAAAACCTATAGGAGTTCAACCGCCGACAACGGTACAATTAAAAGTTGTGGAAACCGAGCCGGGTATTAAGGGTGCGACTATTTCGGGAAGCGTTACAAAATCTGCAAAGCTTGAAACAGGGATTACCGTACAGGTTCCCATGTTCATAGAGTCGGACGAAATAATTATCGTTAATACGACTAACGGAGAGTATTCCGGCAGAATTGGGAAATAGACATTCCGTTCAAATTGAAATATTTTGAATAATAATATAGAATAGGAGGATTTTATGGAAACCTTCAGAAAAACATCCGGATATGCTAACGTATTGGCTATGATTATGGCTGGCGGAGAAGGTTCGCGGCTTTTTCCGCTTACACGCGACAGGGCGAAACCGGCGGTTATCTTTGGCGGTAAATACAGAATTATTGATTTCGTTCTTAACAACTTTGTTAATTCCGGCATATTTAAAATCAAAGTTCTTACGCAGTTTAAAGCCGACTCGCTTATTCGTCACTTGACAAGCGGATGGCAATTGTCAAATATGCTTGGACAGTATATTGACCCTGTTCCGGCTCAAATGAGAACTGGAAGAAATTGGTATCAGGGAACTGCGGACGCTATATATCAAAATATAAATTTGATTTATGACGAGAAACCGGATTTTGTAGCCGTTTTCGGCGCCGACCATATTTATAAAATGGATATTTCAAGAATGCTTAATTATCATCGTAACAATGGCGCGGTAGCGACGGTAGCGGCAATTCCCAAACCTATAGAAGAAGCGTCTCAGTTCGGCGTAATTCAGATTGACCAAAACGGGCGTATGATAGGATTTGAAGAAAAACCTGAAAACCCCAAACCTATGCCGAATAATCCTAAAATGTCGTTGTGCTCTATGGGAAACTATATTTTCAACACCGGATTTTTGGTTCGTAAACTCAATGAAGACGCGGAAGATCCAAATTCCTCGCACGATTTCGGGAAAAACATTATACCGTCAATTTATCGCGAATATCCTGTATATGTATATGACTTTCACACAAATGTTATTCCCGGCGAATCGCCGCAACAATGTACTTACTGGGAAGATGTGGGAACTTTAGAAGCGTATTATAGAGCGAATATGACTTTGCGCGACGTTGTGCCGGATATTAATCTATATAACGAGTGGTGGCCGATCAAAACGTCTTCGGAACAATCCGCTCCTGCAAAATTCGTTTTCGGAAGCGACGTTTCGGAAAACGACAAACGGATAGGTACAGCCGTTGATTCAATAGTTTCCGGCGGTTGTATAATTTCCGGCGGAGAAGTGATTCGCTCAATATTGTCAAGAGGAGTGAGAGTTCATAGCTTTGCTAAAGTGGAAGATTCTATCATTTTCTCTGACGTCGATATAGGTGAACGCGCTCAAATCAAAAAAGCGATTATTGACAAGAATGTACATATCGCTCCCGGTGAAAAAATAGGTTTTGATTTGGACGAAGACAGAAAAAAATATTTTGTTTCGGACGATGGTATTGTAGTGGTTTCAAACCCAAGCAATCAGCGTACTTTCTAAATTTAATTATGTGATGTGCCGTAGCGAATCTTTTTTGTATGGTGTTTTTTTTTATTATCGGAAATAATTAATTATGGTAAGAAAGCAAAAAGAACAAACGAAAGCGGAAAAATTATATTTTCGCGATGTTGGCAGATATAAGCTTTTGACGGAAGAAGAAGAACAAAAACTTGTTGAAGATGTTCATAATAAAATTCCGGGAGCGGAAGATAAACTCATAACCGCAAATTTGCGTTTTGTAGCGTTAGAAGCCAGAAAGCACAGAGCAAGAGGCGGAATGTCGTTTTTGGAACTTGTAAACGAAGGAAATCTCGGACTTTTGAAAGCGGCAAAAAGGTTCGATAAAGAAAATGATGTAAAATTTATTTCTTATGCAGTTTGGTGGATAAGACAGGCCATACAAAAAGCGATTTTCGATAGAATCGGTTCGGTGCATATTCCGGCGAATAAAATTGCGCTTTTGAAGCGTTTCAGACAGGCGCTCGACAAATTTGACGGCGACTTTGATAGAGCGATAGAACTCCCGAAATTTCAGAGATACAAAGACGATATTATTGAAATAATAGAAAAAAGCAAAAACACTTCGCTCGACCAGCCGATATCGCCTGCGAACGATGATGAAAACTCGCAGACGCTTCTTGATACGATAGGCGTTGATCCGTCACAAACCGAAGAATTTCTTATGAATGAGCTGCGTAGCGAAATAGAAAACGTTCTTCATATTCTTCCGATTCTAAATGAAAATGAAGAGAAAATTATCAGAATGTATTACGGAATCAATTTCTCAAGTCCAAAAACGCTTGAAGAAATAGGGGCGGAACTTGGTATAACAAGAGAAAAAGTCCGTCTTACACGCGACAAAGCGTTAAGAAAATTATATAAAGATCCCGATGCCCGCGAACGACTGAAATCCTTTTTAGGGGTTTCTTCCGGCGACGGACTGTATTTGGAATAGATTTGCTACGGTTTTTAAAGTTCGCCGTTGTCGGCTCAAGCGGTGTTGTGGTAAATCAGACGTTTTTGATTTTGGCGGTGAAATACTTGAAAATCGATTACAAAATCGCAAGTTTAATGGCTATTGAAACCGCGATAATAACAAATTTTATCCTCAATTACAATTGGACATGGAAAGACAGAAAAGGAAAAAAAGTAACGGACAAATTAAACGCGTTTGTCAAATTTAACATAAGTTCGTTTATTTCGGCGTTCTTTCTTAATTGGATAACGTTGATTTTTCTTACGGAAATAATCCAAATAAAATTTTACATTTCAAATTTGATAGGAATTTCAGTTGCCGCATGTTTCAATTTTTTGATGTCAAATTTTTGGGCTTTCAAAAAAAAGTAAATATCACACACCTATAAAAATCAGAATTTAAAATTAAATCCAAGTGAAAAATTATAATTACTAATTTCAGTCCAAAGAGCGATATTTTCTTTGAAATACCAGCGAATTCCCGTAGCAAACCAAGTGAATACCGGATGAAAATCATATTTTCTATGAGAGTCGTTTATGTATCGAGGGTCGTTTTTGTCATAATTTATTAAGGAAAAACCAAATTTGAATCCAGCATAGGGATCCAAGACTTTTGCAACGATGACTTGTCTATCAAGAACAGGCATTCCAAACGGATGAAACATGAATCTGAAATTCGGAGCGAATCCGAATTTTGTAAGTTCCTTAGAACTATATTTAAAACTATGTGAAGAATATTTATCCCACCAAAACCGCATTTCTCCGCCGAACGAAAACATTCCGCCGCACGCTCCTCTATCATAAACAAGAGGAACGCCGAATCCGCTTCCATTAGCCCATTCGGCTAATATCCCAATCGCAAAATTGTTATCGCTTTGCGAAAAACTTAAATAGTTCTCGTTATTTTTTTCTTCTGCAAACGAAATAGACAATACAAGTAAATAAAATATAAATATTTTAACATGTTTCATTAAGAAATATTCCTTTAAATATTAAGTATCCTTATAAAATAATATAATTAAAATACCAAAATATCAATTTTCTCCTAAATATCCTAACAATTATCAAAAAACAAATATTATATTACTATAATTAAAAGGAGATAAAAACTATATGGCGATTGTGGACAATCTTCGCGAAATTATTGAATGTAAAGAGGACGAGGGAAAATTATACATAATAGTTTATCCGCAAACCGACAAGGACGCGGTAATAAACGTTTTCAGGAAACAATATGAGCAAGCCATTAATGGTAATTTAGAACTCGTTAAAAAAGTCATAGACAAATCAAGCGGGCAATGGGAATGCGTTGGCAATATTCCTATTGCTTACCCAATAAAATTTAACGATCTTATTGACGTTAAAATAACTTCTTTTACCGCATATATGAGAATAAAAGAAGTTGCGAGTTTTAACGCCGGATTGTCCTTAGACGTTCTGAAATATCGCCTTAAACAAGC
Coding sequences within it:
- the glgC gene encoding glucose-1-phosphate adenylyltransferase, producing the protein METFRKTSGYANVLAMIMAGGEGSRLFPLTRDRAKPAVIFGGKYRIIDFVLNNFVNSGIFKIKVLTQFKADSLIRHLTSGWQLSNMLGQYIDPVPAQMRTGRNWYQGTADAIYQNINLIYDEKPDFVAVFGADHIYKMDISRMLNYHRNNGAVATVAAIPKPIEEASQFGVIQIDQNGRMIGFEEKPENPKPMPNNPKMSLCSMGNYIFNTGFLVRKLNEDAEDPNSSHDFGKNIIPSIYREYPVYVYDFHTNVIPGESPQQCTYWEDVGTLEAYYRANMTLRDVVPDINLYNEWWPIKTSSEQSAPAKFVFGSDVSENDKRIGTAVDSIVSGGCIISGGEVIRSILSRGVRVHSFAKVEDSIIFSDVDIGERAQIKKAIIDKNVHIAPGEKIGFDLDEDRKKYFVSDDGIVVVSNPSNQRTF
- the efp gene encoding elongation factor P → MTIKANEISKGMIILHENTPCRVVEISRTMTARGSNFIATTLKNIINGKQVEYRFRTDEKVENAFVETKQFEYLYENDSEFVFMDCETYEQITLNAEELGDVAGYILPNSNCSVMLYNGKPIGVQPPTTVQLKVVETEPGIKGATISGSVTKSAKLETGITVQVPMFIESDEIIIVNTTNGEYSGRIGK
- a CDS encoding sigma-70 family RNA polymerase sigma factor, which codes for MVRKQKEQTKAEKLYFRDVGRYKLLTEEEEQKLVEDVHNKIPGAEDKLITANLRFVALEARKHRARGGMSFLELVNEGNLGLLKAAKRFDKENDVKFISYAVWWIRQAIQKAIFDRIGSVHIPANKIALLKRFRQALDKFDGDFDRAIELPKFQRYKDDIIEIIEKSKNTSLDQPISPANDDENSQTLLDTIGVDPSQTEEFLMNELRSEIENVLHILPILNENEEKIIRMYYGINFSSPKTLEEIGAELGITREKVRLTRDKALRKLYKDPDARERLKSFLGVSSGDGLYLE
- a CDS encoding HEAT repeat domain-containing protein is translated as MKKAFIILLLIIVSIIPAKTRWGTTRFTPNADMIGAGRFIANYNIFLNTEYDKGVTGKSLLSLDVGASEWFEVTLGYADGVNFALKGRILDEYTQAVPSLAIGIRNMFHNSTLARSRLNTDQYETTGELFAAFSKSFNLIQTRFNAGVLSLPGNDKNKINGFVSIEKNFGNDFYLTAEGFSQQKKFYTSLTATVRFLKENNGEIYFSILDFERMFITQKRDFGVSFTPQSQKDWVKPGVVVGLSFSFGGRQKWINDQAQFRTVEDNFANHDTLIKKITLQIGELKNETQYLDTENSFVKSQIDSLKTALGLVDTLPIHYSEIYSRIVSYNAAYSADVFDPLEIRRIIEEVKSYGKDGIDIVAKIAKESSDRAIKMRSVTMLGDLYAWDKVPVLLEILQNTIDSRLKVEIIAVFGKINDRSVKAKIEEFANSADDNLRIAANEVLDLWNKSKPVSKENVPLDTSGDVFSPDLKK
- a CDS encoding GtrA family protein, producing the protein MLRFLKFAVVGSSGVVVNQTFLILAVKYLKIDYKIASLMAIETAIITNFILNYNWTWKDRKGKKVTDKLNAFVKFNISSFISAFFLNWITLIFLTEIIQIKFYISNLIGISVAACFNFLMSNFWAFKKK